Proteins from a genomic interval of Candidatus Binatus sp.:
- a CDS encoding 4-hydroxyphenylacetate 3-hydroxylase N-terminal domain-containing protein, with the protein MAMMTAEQYRESLRDGRLTYVDGHSIADITQEPCMRTAIDWVAEGYQRFYSTEPGAYNPMYAMPSSKDDLAKRAEAGSQADITFALAAVVLALMTAAPELAKSNPEYKRRIEKFVDHCRRKDLRVCEAISDAKGDRSLAPSKQPDADAYVHVVDRKADGIVVRGCKMHITSAAVVHEIVVLPTKHMKPGEEQYAVAFAVPVNAPGIKILNTTYAPRVEDARHFPASGKRSMPEGFVVFDDVFVPTERVFLDGEVKHSSLLAHSLGLWERAGGLWGSAHQADLMVGLAALIAEANGLEKTPHIRDKINEMIVYATMIRAGAEAAWSKTGFNADGMVQPDQLFTNVTKYFAAYHYHEVVRNLQDIAGALVVTAPTVADLENPETAGYVHKYMRARADVPGEDRMRLFHLIRDLTADAMGGWEMVTKSLAGGGMYAQRSVARTHYDLAAAKSIAQEAAGIKPAGAAPVANDASANAATPSRTNGTSTDSRHQAQAPVSAAGVKS; encoded by the coding sequence ATGGCGATGATGACCGCTGAGCAATACCGTGAGTCTTTGCGCGACGGGCGGCTGACGTATGTCGATGGCCACAGTATCGCGGACATTACGCAGGAACCTTGTATGCGTACCGCGATCGACTGGGTCGCCGAGGGTTATCAGCGCTTCTACTCGACGGAGCCGGGCGCATACAACCCGATGTACGCGATGCCGAGTTCGAAGGACGATCTCGCCAAGCGGGCGGAAGCGGGCAGCCAGGCCGACATCACCTTCGCGCTTGCGGCGGTTGTGCTCGCGCTAATGACTGCGGCGCCGGAACTGGCCAAATCAAATCCCGAGTACAAGCGCCGGATCGAAAAGTTCGTGGATCATTGCCGCCGCAAGGACTTGCGGGTTTGCGAAGCCATCAGCGACGCCAAAGGAGATCGCTCGCTCGCTCCTTCCAAGCAACCCGACGCCGACGCCTACGTGCACGTGGTGGACCGCAAGGCTGACGGAATCGTGGTGCGCGGCTGCAAGATGCACATCACGTCGGCCGCCGTGGTGCATGAAATCGTCGTGCTCCCGACCAAGCATATGAAACCCGGCGAGGAGCAGTACGCCGTCGCGTTTGCGGTCCCGGTCAATGCCCCGGGCATCAAGATTCTCAACACCACCTACGCTCCGCGGGTCGAAGATGCGCGGCATTTCCCGGCTAGCGGCAAGCGCAGCATGCCCGAGGGGTTCGTCGTCTTCGATGATGTTTTCGTGCCGACCGAGCGGGTGTTCCTCGACGGCGAAGTGAAACATTCGTCGCTGCTCGCACACTCTTTGGGGTTGTGGGAGCGCGCGGGCGGCCTTTGGGGGTCGGCTCATCAGGCGGACCTGATGGTCGGACTCGCGGCGCTGATCGCGGAGGCCAACGGACTCGAAAAGACGCCGCACATTCGCGACAAGATCAACGAAATGATCGTTTATGCCACGATGATTCGCGCAGGCGCCGAAGCGGCGTGGAGCAAAACCGGCTTCAACGCCGACGGGATGGTCCAGCCGGACCAGCTCTTCACCAACGTGACCAAGTATTTCGCCGCGTATCATTACCACGAAGTCGTGCGAAATCTTCAGGACATCGCGGGTGCACTGGTCGTGACCGCGCCCACGGTCGCCGACCTCGAAAATCCTGAGACCGCCGGCTACGTGCATAAATATATGCGCGCTCGCGCCGACGTCCCGGGTGAGGATCGTATGCGTTTGTTCCATCTCATCCGCGATCTCACCGCCGATGCGATGGGCGGATGGGAGATGGTCACCAAGTCGCTGGCGGGCGGCGGAATGTATGCTCAGCGCTCGGTCGCGCGCACCCACTACGATTTGGCCGCGGCAAAATCGATCGCGCAGGAGGCGGCCGGGATCAAGCCCGCTGGCGCCGCCCCGGTTGCGAACGATGCGAGCGCAAACGCCGCAACCCCATCGCGCACCAACGGAACTTCTACCGACTCGCGCCACCAAGCACAGGCACCGGTTTCTGCGGCCGGCGTCAAAAGCTAG